Proteins co-encoded in one Oreochromis aureus strain Israel breed Guangdong linkage group 3, ZZ_aureus, whole genome shotgun sequence genomic window:
- the LOC120434868 gene encoding protein NLRC3-like: MVLEDKMITFVKEELKKIQKVLNPDYAECSQSQREKNQAFKGTLIRNAEWTKHKLKSTLKEKFQCVFEGIAKAGNPTLLNQIYTELYITEGETAEVNNEHEVRQIETASKKLDNLESTIRHEDIFKGSHEKDEPIRTVLTKGVAGIGKTVLTQKYSLDWAEDKANQDIQFIFPFTFRELNVLKEEKFSLVELVHHFFKETKEAGIRSFEDFQVVFIFDGLDECRLPLDFHKTTILTDPRKSTSVDELLINLIRGNLLPSARLWITTRPAAANQIPPGCFDMVTEVRGFTDPQKEEYFRKRFRDKKQAHRILSHIKTSRSLHIMCHIPVFCWITATVLEDVLKTREGGQHLVAVTSQREAVKLCPLFSAHSPLI; this comes from the exons atg GTCTTGGAAGACAAAATGATCACTTTTGTAAAAGAAGAACTTAAAAAGATACAGAAGGTTCTGAATCCAGATTATGCAGAATGCTCACAGAGTCAGAGGGAGAAAAACCAGGCATTCAAGG GAACCTTAATTAGGAACGCTGAGTGGACTAAGCATAAACTTAAATCTACTTTGAAggagaagttccagtgtgtgtttgaggggatcgctaaagcaggaaacccaacccttctgaatcagatctacacagagctctacatcacagagggagagactgcagaggtcaataatgaacatgaggtcagacagattgaaacagcatctaAGAAGCTAGACAATTTGGAGTCTACAATCAGACatgaagacatctttaaaggcTCACATGAAaaagatgaaccaatcagaacagtgctgacaaagggagtggctggcattgggaaaacagtcttaacacagaaatacagcctggactgggctgaagacaaagccaaccaggacatccagttcatatttccattcactttcagagagctgaatgtgctgaaagaggaaaagttcagcttggtggaacttgttcatcacttctttaaagaaaccaaagaagcaggaatccgcagctttgaagacttccaggttgtgttcatctttgatggtctggatgagtgtcgacttcctctggacttccacaaaactacaatcctaactgaccctagaaagtccacctcagtggatgagCTGCTGATAAATCTCATCAGAGGGaacctgcttccctctgctcgcctctggataaccacacgacctgcagcggccaatcagatccctcctggaTGTTttgacatggtgacagaggtcagagggttcactgacccacagaaggaggagtacttcaggaagagatttaGGGATAAAAAGCAAGCCCACAGAATcctctcccacatcaagacatcacgaagcctccacatcatgtgccacatcccagtcttctgctggatcactgctacagttctggaggatgtgctgaaaaccagagagggaggacagc ACTTGGtggctgtaacctctcagagagaagctgtgaagctctgtcctctgTTCTCAGCTCACAGTCCTCtaatctga